A window of the Oryza brachyantha chromosome 5, ObraRS2, whole genome shotgun sequence genome harbors these coding sequences:
- the LOC121054530 gene encoding protein GRAVITROPIC IN THE LIGHT 1-like, giving the protein METLMAADVPQQKAGGGLARRLSRLLRRKRSTAGSVAGGEYDESLDSSVNSLSKLKLSAATLDVLFRNAAVEKKGGVPQPAAAPAPAPALDAASAHAFVASLFAGASAVKAAYAQLQQAQHPYDAEAIQSADAAVVAELTKLSDHKRRYARDPVAAARSAAAGPAVLAAHADEQRHLLRTYEITAGKLGKELRAREAEAVRAQAALADELRAARLLEERVHPGRTLAALDGLHLSGLNATHFLTAMRHAVKSVRSFAKSMLCEMRRAGWDPAAAAAAVHPGVPLRQPGDAKFALESFVALKMFAGFHRRDFGLSSLHGRSAHDRRRFFDEFEELKAAPAAAFLDARSSRWSALAEFLRDRYPSLVHERMEAAFFGDTSQRGAVTSAGPALPGTPWFAEFAEMARRVWLLHCLFFAFDGGASIFQAPAGARFSEVYMESVSDDDGGAAVAPAGDRAAVGFTVVPGFRVGRTVMQCRVYLSRPAQQP; this is encoded by the coding sequence ATGGAGACGTTAATGGCGGCCGACGTGCCGCAGCAGAAGGCCGGTGGTGGCCTGGCGCGGAGGCTGTCGAGGCTGCTCCGCCGGAAGCGCTCCACGGCAGGCTCTGTCGCCGGTGGTGAGTACGACGAGTCGCTGGACAGCTCCGTCAACTCGCTGAGCAAGCTCAAGCTGTCCGCGGCGACGCTGGATGTGCTGTTCAGGAATGCGGCGGTGGAGAAGAAGGGTGGGGTGCCGCAGCCGGCTGctgctccggctccggctccggcgttGGACGCCGCCAGCGCGCACGCGTTCGTGGCGAGTCTCTTCGCCGGCGCGTCGGCGGTGAAGGCGGCGTACGCGCAGCTGCAGCAGGCGCAGCATCCGTACGACGCCGAGGCGATACAGTCggccgacgcggcggtggtggcggagctCACCAAGCTCTCCGACCACAAGCGGAGGTATGCCAGGGATCCCGTCGCCGCGGCCAggagcgccgcggcggggccAGCCGTCCTCGCGGCGCACGCCGACGAGCAGCGACACCTCCTCCGGACCTACGAGATTACGGCGGGTAAGCTGGGGAAGGAGCTCCGCGCGCGTGAGGCCGAGGCGGTGCGCGCCCAggccgcgctcgccgacgagctccgcgccgcgcgcttGCTGGAGGAGCGCGTCCACCCGGGGCGCAcgctcgccgcgctcgacGGCCTGCACCTCTCCGGCCTCAACGCCACCCATTTCCTCACCGCGATGCGCCACGCCGTCAAGTCGGTCCGCTCGTTCGCCAAGTCGATGCTCTGCGAGATGCGGCGGGCGGGGTGggatcccgccgccgcggcggctgccgTGCACCCGGGTGTCCCGCTGCGCCAACCCGGCGACGCCAAGTTCGCGCTCGAGTCGTTCGTCGCGCTCAAGATGTTCGCCGGCTTCCACCGGAGGGACTTCGGGCTGAGCTCCCTGCACGGCCGGAGCGCCCACGACCGGCGCCGCTTCTTCGACGAGTTCGAGGAGCTCAAggcggcgcccgcggcggcgttcCTCGACGCGCGGAGCTCGCGGTGGAGCGCGCTCGCCGAGTTCTTGCGGGACAGGTACCCGTCCCTGGTGCACGAGCGGATGGAGGCGGCGTTCTTCGGCGACACCTCGCAGCGCGGCGCCGTGACGAGCGCCGGGCCGGCGCTCCCGGGGACGCCGTGGTTCGCCGAGTTCGCCGAGATGGCGCGCCGCGTCTGGCTGCTGCACTGCCTCTTCTTCGcgttcgacggcggcgcgtccaTCTTCCAGgcgcccgccggcgcccggTTCTCCGAGGTGTACATGGAGAGCgtcagcgacgacgacggcggtgcagcggtggcgccggccggtgaccgcgccgccgtcgggttCACGGTGGTGCCGGGGTTCAGAGTCGGCCGGACGGTGATGCAATGCCGCGTATACCTCTCGCGCCCGGCGCAGCAACCATGA